The Astyanax mexicanus isolate ESR-SI-001 chromosome 14, AstMex3_surface, whole genome shotgun sequence genome window below encodes:
- the gjb9a gene encoding gap junction protein beta 9a encodes MNWGNLESLLSGVNKYSTVFGRVWLSMVFIFRVLVFVVAAQRVWGDENKDFVCNTRQPGCTNVCYDSIFPISHIRLWALQLIFATCPSLLVVAHVKYREERDKKYSDSHKGNHLYANPGKKRGGLWWTYLLSLLFKAGFDVAFLYILYYIYDGYDMPQLSKCSLDPCPNTVDCFISRPTEKKIFTLFMVVTSAACVLMCVCEMLYLIGKRTCKVLMIRRAERVYLVERGDVTDLGAARSKHQWKDPTLDDEEEQNLTKPKQTQAVMEKTTI; translated from the coding sequence ATGAACTGGGGGAATCTAGAGAGCCTCCTGAGTGGGGTCAACAAGTACTCCACCGTGTTTGGACGCGTCTGGCTGTCCATGGTGTTCATCTTCCGGGTGCTGGTGTTCGTGGTGGCGGCGCAGCGCGTTTGGGGCGACGAGAACAAAGACTTTGTGTGCAACACCAGACAACCCGGCTGCACCAATGTCTGCTACGACAGCATCTTCCCCATCTCCCACATCCGCCTGTGGGCCCTGCAGCTCATCTTCGCCACCTGCCCGTCGCTGCTGGTGGTGGCCCACGTCAAGTACCGTGAGGAGAGGGACAAGAAGTACTCAGACTCTCACAAAGGCAATCACCTGTATGCTAATCCGGGGAAAAAAAGGGGCGGGCTCTGGTGGACTTACCTGCTGAGCCTGCTGTTTAAAGCCGGGTTCGACGTGGCCTTCCTGTACATCCTGTACTACATCTACGACGGGTACGACATGCCCCAGCTGTCCAAGTGCTCGCTGGATCCGTGCCCCAACACCGTGGACTGCTTCATCTCCAGACCCACCGAGAAGAAGATCTTCACGCTCTTCATGGTGGTCACCTCCGCCGCCTGCGTCCTCATGTGCGTGTGTGAGATGCTGTACCTGATCGGGAAGCGCACCTGTAAGGTGCTGATGATCCGACGGGCCGAGCGGGTGTACCTGGTGGAGCGTGGCGACGTCACTGATCTGGGAGCTGCTAGGTCCAAACACCAGTGGAAGGACCCGACTCTGGACGATGAGGAGGAGCAGAATCTCaccaaacccaaacaaacacaGGCTGTTATGGAAAAAACTACCATTTGA